CAGAAGCCCATCGTCCGGTCAGTGACTGCCATTTCCCAAGAACGATCATGCGCTCACCTTCTTCGGATCCAAAGCATCCTGCAGGGAATCGGAGAACATGTTGAAAGCCATCACCAGAATGAACAGAAACACCGAGGCCGTGATGAAGTTGGAATAATGCCCCGCCTGCACTTCCTGAGTGGATTCGGCGATCATCAGGCCCCAGGAGACGCCGTCCACCACGCCCAGGCCCAGGAAGCTGAGGATGACTTCGGACTTGATGGCCCCCACGAACACGATGGTGGCCTGCACCAGCAGGATGTGGAAGGTGTTGGGGGTGATATGGCGGAAAATGATCAAACGCTGGGGCAGGCCAATGGCCCGGGCCGCTTCCACGAATTCGAAGTTCTTCAGCTTGATCACCTCGCCGCGCACCAGGCGGGCGGTGGTGGTCCAGAAGGTGGCGATCATGGCCACATGCATGGAATAGGCGTAACCCTGCAACGAGTAGGCGATGGCGGCCACGAACAGGTAGAAGGGGATGGAATCCAGTACGCCCATGAGCCAGAGAATCAGCTCATCCACCCAGGTATTGGTGAAATAGCCCGCCAGGGCGCCCAGCAGGCCGCCGAGGATGGTGGAGAGAATGGCCACCACCATGCCTACCTCAAATGCGGTCTTGGTGCTGTAGATGGCGCGCTCGAAGATGTCCTGGCCGATGATATTGGTTCCGGCCCAGTGCTCTGCCGAAGGCGGCGCCCACATGGGCCCTTCGATGCCGCTCCAGTTCTGGCCCCAAAGGCCTGCCCAGACCCCCAGGGCAATGATCATGAAGAAGATCACCACGCCCAGAGATACCATGCCGATGCGGTCGCGGCGAAACTTGTACCAGGCCTTGCCCCACAGGGACTCGCTTTCCTTCTTGCCCGGGATGTCGTCAGTCAGTGTATTCATTTCAGGGACACTCGCGGATCCACCAGTTTGTAGAAGATGTCGTTGAGAATCAGCACCACCACGAACAACACGGCGGTGATGCCCACCACGGCTTTGAGGATGGGCTGGTCACCGGTAGTGATGGCATCATAGGTCACCAGACCCACCCCGGGGATGCCGAAATAACTTTCCAGCAGCAGAGAGCCGGAAATCACCACCAGGGGAATGGAGAACATGATGCGGGTGATGATGGGGATCATGGCGTTCTTCAGGATATGCTTGAACAGCAGTTCCCCCGGCGGGGTGCCGAAGGCCTTGGCGGTGCGGACATGGTCGCGGCCCATCTCTTCCACGATCACGGCCCGGTAGAAACGGGTGTTGTAGCCCAGAGCGACGAACACCGTGGCCAGGGTGGGCACGGTCACATAGCGCAGATAGTCCCAGAAGTCGTACACGTTCCAGCCCCGCACCGGGAACCAGCCCAGGCCGTCATTGGAGGAGAAAATGACCTGGAAGGCGATGATGACGATGAGGAAGCTCACGCTCATGCCCACCACCGAGCCGCCCATGATGAATTTGTCCCACCAGCGGCCGCGATGGTAGGCGGCGATGAGCGCCAGAGCGATGCCCAGCAGGTTTCCGAGGACGAAGCCGGGAATGATCAGGGCCAGGGAAATGGGCACGGTGCGCGCCAGGATGCTGTTCACCCGCTCGCCGGTGGAATCGGAATAGCCGAAGTCGAAGGTCACCAGTTCCTTCAGGTATTCCAGGTAGCGGGTGACAAACGGCTGGTCGTAACCCAGCTGGTGGCGAACCTCCTGGATTTGTTCCGGGGTGGGGTTCTTGCCCACCAGTTCGTAGGTCTTGTCCGGGCCGAAATAGACCATGAGCAGGAAACTGATCAGGGTCACACCGATAATCAGGGGAATGCCGGTGATGAACTTGCGCAGGGCGTACTGGAGCATTTCCATGGTTACTTTTGCGCCTCTTTCACGTCCACGAACTTGAGATGGAAACCGCCCACGATGGACTGGTCGGGAAAGCTCACCACGTCCTTGTGCCAGAGGAAAATCTGCTGCCGGGACAGGCCGGAAATGGTGACACAGCTGTCGAGAACGATCTGGTTCATTCGGCGGTATAGCCGGGTGCGTTCCGGGGACTGTTGCATCACCGAGGTTTTTTCATACAGGCGATTGTATTCGGGATCATCGAAATTGGCATTGTTGGAGCCAGGGGAGCCGTTGGGGCCATAGAACAGTTGCAGGGTATTCTCCGCGTCAGGGTAGTCCAGGCCCCAGCCCATGCCCACGATCTTGATCTTGGCCTTCTTCACCGCCCGGTTGAAGTCGCCGAAGGAGGCGTAGGAGTCAAAAACGACCTTTTCCCTGGGATAGCCGATCTTCATCAGCCAGCCACGAAACTGCTCGAACATCTGGCGGCTATCCACGGACGCCACGCCACCATAGGTCAGGGTGGGCAGCTTGTCTGCGGTCCAGCCTGCCTGTTGCAGCAGCTGGCGGGCTTTTTCGGGATCGTGGCGCAAGGTCTCCCGGGAGGCGTCGGGATCGTATTCGGGCACCACCGGTGGAATGATCCCCGGGAATATGAAGCCCATTTCGTTGTAGAACTTTTTATTCCGGTCGTCCCAGTTGTAGGCATAGCGGATGGCGCAGCGCAGAGCATGGTTCATCTTCTCGCGTTGCGGGTCATCGTTGTAACCGATCTCCGGGTCGCGCATGTTGAAATCCGTGTGTACGAATCCGTTTTCATAGCCGGAAGTCATGAAATATTTTTTGGCGTACTCGGGCTTGAGAATGATTTCCGGCTGTTTTTGCGCCAGGACATCGTCCAGCAATTCCTTGGGAATGCCGGCGTACTGGATTTCATCGCCCTTGGTGAAGGAATTCCAGCGTGACAGGGATTGCTTGATGAAGTGAATCTCCAGGCGATCCACCAGGGGCGGGATCTTGCCGTCGATTTCCTTGATGCCATATTTGCCGTGAATGGCTTCGTCATAGCCCTCAAAAGCCAGGTCGATGGGCTCCTTGCGGTAGTTGGGGTTTCTCACCAGCACCACGCCCACGGAATCGAAGCGCTGTAGTTTGAATGGGCCGGAGCCCACGGGATGCACGGAAAATTCCCGGCCATAGTATTCCACCGCTTCCCGGGGCACGATGGCGGCATAGCCCTGGGTCAGAGTGTGTATCAGTTGGGGGAAGGGCTTGTTCAGAATGATCTGGATGGTGTAACGGTCCAGGGCCTTGAGACCTTCCACGTCCTTGTCGTAATCCGAACCGGCTTTTTTCCAGGCATCCATGCCCTTGATGCGCCCGGCCCAGAACCAGCTGCCCTGGGAGCGGGTCTTGGGGTCGAAATGGCGTTTCAATGAATACACGAAATCAGCGGCGGTCACTTCCCGGCCTTTGCCATCAGGAAAAGCCGGGTCATCGATGAATTCCACACCTTGCTTGATACGGATGGTGTAGGTCAGACCGTCATCGGAAACTTCCGGCAGGGCCACGGCCAGGTTGGGCTTGATCTGGTAGGGGCGGGCCAGGTATTTGTAGGCATAAAGAGTGTCATAGACGTTGACCACCACATGGTTGGCATAGAGGGTGGCGCTTTGGGCCGGATCCAGGCTGCTGGGTGAACCGTTCAGGGAATGACGGTAGATTTTCATGCCCGTCGTGTCAGGGCCATCGGTGCAACCTCCCAGAATCAGGAAGAAGGACAGTGTCAGCAGTGCGCAGATTTGTTTTGACATGGACGACCATGTTTTCCAGGTATCACAAGAGCGCGAGTATAACGGGTTCATTGCCAAGGGAAAATTGTTTTTGTCGTGCTCAAGCTTATTCTTTAATCCGGACTGGTGGAGCGGCAGGGAAAATGGCGCCAGGGTTCGGAGCATGTCAGGAATGCCCGGTTTCCCGGACAAAGGTGGTAAAATAAGCGGCTATGTCCCTGAAATACGACCTTCACAGCCATTCCACGATTTCTGATGGAACCCTGACTCCCGGCGAGCTTGTGGCCCTGGCGGCCCGGTCCGGGGTGGATGTGCTGGGGCTGACGGATCATGACAATGTATCCGGTATTGCCGAAGCGCGGGTTGTCGCCGGGCAAAAGGGCATTGCTCTGGTCCCCGGAACAGAGATTTCCGTAAGCTGGAACGGCTATACCGTTCACATCCTGGGATTGAATGTCGATCCCGAAGCGCCGGAGCTGCTGGCAGGTTTGCACCAGCTTTGCCGTTACCGCACCTGGCGGGCCGAAGAAATCGGACGCAGGCTGGAGAAAAAAGGCATTTCCGGCGCTTATGCCGGTGCCTGTGAGCTGGCAACGGGCGCGTTGGTGGGGCGCCTGCATTTTGCCCGTTTCCTGGTGCAGCAGGGACATGCGCCGGATACCAGGGCGGTGTTCCGCAAATACCTGGTCAAGGGAAAGCCCGGCTATGTGAATGGCGAGTGGGCCAGCCTGGAAGATGCGCTGAGCTGGATAGAGCGGGCGGGAGGTTTGGCGGTGATTGCTCATCCGGCGCGCTACAGCATGACCCGGGGAAAACTGAGACAGTTGATTGGCGAATTCAAGGCGCTCGGCGGCCGGGGCCTGGAAGTGGTTTCCGGCAGCCACAGCAGGGACGAATATTTCACCATGGCGAAACATGCCCGGGATTTTGGCCTGTTGGCCTCTGCCGGATCGGATTACCACGGACCGGAAAATCCCTGGATCAACCTGGGTCAGTTGCCGGCATTGCCGCCGGGCTGCGAACCCGTATGGAATCATTTTTGATATGGCACAGTTTTTTCAAATTCATCCGGAGAATCCTCAAACCCGCCTGGTGCGCCAGGCGGTGGATATCCTGCGAGACGGGGGCGTCATTATCTACCCCACGGATTCCAGTTATGCCATCGGTTGCCATATCGGCGACAAGCATGCGCTGGACCGTATCCGCCGGATTCGCCGCCTGGATGACAAGCACAACTTCACCCTGATGTGCCGGGACCTGTCGGAGATCTCCCACTACACCAAACTGGACAACCAGCAGTATCGCCTGATCAAGGGTCTCACTCCCGGCCCCTATACTTTCATCCTAAAAGCCACCAAGCAGGTGCCCAAGCGCCTCATGCATCCCAAGCGCAAAACCATCGGCATCCGTATTCCGGACAACCGCATCGCCCTGGCTCTGCTGGAGGAACTCAATGAGCCCATACTCAGTAGTACGCTGATTCTGCCAGGGGATGACATGCCCCTGATGGACCCCTACGAGATGAAGGATCTCCTGGAGCACCAAGTGGATCTCATCATCGACGGGGGTTACTGCGGTTATGATCCCACCACGGTGATTGTCATGGAGGATGATGAGCCCTGGGTGGCCCGCGAAGGCAAGGGCGATACCAGCCTGTTTGATTAGGATATAATCGCCCGATGCCTCATGAACTCAATCTCATACAACAGCTGGTGGTGTTCGTCCTGCCGCTGATTTTTGCCATTACTGTCCACGAAGCCGCTCATGGCTGGGTAGCGGACAAGCTGGGGGATCATACGGCCCGCGCCATGGGGCGCGTGACCATCAATCCCATTCCGCATATCGACCCGGTGGGTACCATTATCGTGCCTCTGGCCTTGTACGCCATGACCACATTGGCGGGTGGCGGCGGCCTGATTTTTGGCTGGGCGAAACCCGTGCCCATCAATCCGCGCAATTTCGGCAACTACCGGCGGGATATGGCACTTACGGCAGCCGCGGGTCCGGTTTCCAATTTTATCATGCTGCTCATATGGGCCGTGTTGCTGCGTATGTCGGCAGGCATGGAATCCTCGGCGAGCTGGTTTGCCGAACCCCTGGCCTATATGGCCGTAGGTGGCATCCTGATCAATGCCATTCTTATGGTGCTGAACCTGCTGCCCATACTGCCTCTGGACGGTGGCCGGGTGTTGGCTTCTCTGCTGCCGCCCAGGCTGTCCTTCTCCTATGCCCGGCTGGAGCCCTGGGGGCTGTTCATCCTTATCGGCCTGATGGTCACCGGAATCCTCTGGCCCATCATGCGGCCCATGCTGCAGCTGGTGCAGGGGTTGGCCTATTCTGTTGCAGGGCTCATGTGATCTTGGCAACATCCGAATTATTGAATCAACTGGGAAAATCATGGAAAACGTAGCAACACAACATGCCCGTGTACTGTCCGGCATGCGCCCCACGGGGCGTCTTCACCTGGGGCACTATCATGGTGTGATCAAGAACTGGGTGGAACTGCAGCACGAATATCAGTGCTTTTTCTTTGTCGCCGACTGGCATGCCCTGACCACGCATTATGAAGATCCTTCCATTATTCCCGACAGTGTCTGGGACATGGTCATCGACTGGCTGGCGGCGGGGGTGAATCCCGGCGAGGCCACCCTGTTCATCCAGTCCCGGGTGCCGGAGCATGCCGAACTGCACCTGTTGCTTTCCATGACCACGCCCCTGGGCTGGCTGGAGCGCGTGCCCAGCTACAAGGATCAGCAGGAAAAACTCAAGGAAAAGGATCTGGCCACCTACGGCTTCCTGGGCTATCCCCTGCTGCAGGCGGCGGACATACTGATCTACCGGGCCGGCCTAGTGCCCGTCGGCGAAGATCAGGTGGCTCATGTGGAACTGACCCGGGAGATTGCCCGGCGCTTCAATCATCTGTATGGCCGGGAAGCGGATTTCGAGGCAAAAGCCGAGGAAGCCATGAAGAAAATGGGCAAGAAGAATGCCCGTCTCTACGCCGGTTACCGCAAGGCCTGGCAGGAGCAGGGGGATGATGAAGCCCTGGCTGCGGCCCGCGCCCTCCTCGAATCCCAGCAAAACATCAATCTCAGCGACCGGGATCGTCTGTTCGGTTACCTGGAAGGGGGCGGCAAGGTGATTCTTCCCGAGCCCCAGGCATTGTTGACCAAGGCATCCAAAATGCCTGGCCTGGACGGACAGAAGATGTCCAAGTCCTATGGCAACACCATTCCCCTGGATGCCAAACCCGAGCAGGTGGAACAGCAGCTGCGCACCATGCCTACGGATCCGGCCCGGGTGCGGCGCACGGACCCCGGTGACCCCGGAAAATGCCCCGTGTGGGAGTTCCACAAGGTTTATTCTGATGACACCGTAAGGAACTGGGTGAAGGAGGGCTGCACCAGCGCCGGTATTGGCTGCATAGAATGCAAGCAGCCGGTCATCGATGCCGTGCTGGCGGAACTCAAACCCATGCAGGAGCGTGCTGCCGATTATGAAAGTGATCCGGATCTGGTGCGCAATATCATCAACGAGGGTTGTGAAAAGGCCCGGGACGAAGCCCGTGATACCATGGAAGAAGTCCGCCACGTCATGTCCCTGGAATATCGATGAATCCCGTTGATTCCGCTGCCTTGCAAGGGCCAGATCCCGGGCCTGTTCCCCAGCAGGAGGAAATGCCTTTTGCCGTGGTGGAAGGGCAGCCCCAGTATCAGTTGCCCAAGGATCTGTATATTCCCCCGGACGCTCTGGAAGTGTTTCTGGACGCTTTCGAAGGCCCCCTGGATCTGCTGTTGTATCTCATCAAGCGCCAGAACCTGGATATTCTCAATATTCCCCTGGCCAAGATCACCCAGCAGTACATGGAATATATCAACCTGATGAAGGAGCTGCGCCTGGAACTGGCGGCGGAATACCTGGTGATGGCGGCCATGCTGGCGGAAATCAAGTCACGCATGCTGCTGCCGCGCCCGGAAAGCGAGGACGAGGACGGGGAAGATCCCCGCGCCGAGCTCATCCGGCGTCTGCAGGAATATGAACGCTTCAAGCAGGCTGCAGACGATCTGCACAATCTGGATCAGCTGGGCCGGGACGTATGGCCGGTTCAGGTGGAAGTGCCGGACAAACATATTCACCAGGAACCGCCAAAGCTGGAGCTGAAGGAACTGTTGCTGGCTCTGCGTGATGTGCTGCAACGTGCCGATATGTTCAGCAATCACCACATCACCCGGGAACCTTTGTCCCTGCGCGAGCGCATGAGCCGGGTGCTGGAAGCGGTGCGCCCGGATCGGTTTACCGATTTCCATGAGCTGTTCGATATCACCGAGGGACGTGATGGCGTGGTCGTTACTTTCATGGCGATCCTCGAACTGCTCAAGCAGACCCTGATAGAAATGGTGCAGAGTGAGACCTTTGGCCCCATTCATGTAAAGGCCAGTGGAGCGACCCAGACATGAATCCCAGTGACAATCTGAAACAGATCGTGGAAGCGGCGCTGCTCGCGTCCGGCAAGGCCATGACCCTGGACAAGCTCCAGGACCTGTTCGACGAAATGGAGCGACCGGACAAGAAAGCACTGCGTGAGGTACTGCAGGAACTGTCGGAAGACTACCGGGAACGTGGTATCGAGGTGCGGGAAGTGGCCAGCGGTTGGCGCATCCAGGTCACCAAGGCCTGTGCCCCCTGGGTGTCGCGGCTCTGGGAGGAAAAACCCGCCCGTTACTCCAGGGCCCTCATGGAGACCCTGGCCCTCATTGCCTACCGGCAGCCCATTACCCGGGGTGAAATCGAGGATATCCGGGGCGTCAGCGTCAGCTCCAATATCATGCGCACCCTGGTGGAACGTGAATGGGTGCGGGTGGTGGGGCATCGCGATGTGCCAGGCCGGCCTTCCCTGTATGGTACCACCCGGGAATTCCTGGACTATTTCGGACTCAAATCCCTGGACGATCTGCCCACTCTGGCGGAGATTCGTGATTTGGATGTCATCAACGAAGAACTCAACCTGACAGAACCCGGTGGTGAAACTCCGGACGAGGCGGACAAGACATCTGAGGATCAGGGTGAAGAAGGCCGAACCCCCGGCGACACGGATGCCGAAACGGATTCAGAACCGGAACAGGAAACACGAGAAACACCGGAAACCAGCAGCGAAGTACGGGAATCAGATGAAAAAGAAGCCTGAAGTTCAGGGAGATCGCCTGCAGAAGCTCCTGGCCAACGCCGGTATGGGGTCACGTCGCCAGATCGAAGGCTGGATTCGTGAGGGGCGGGTGCAGGTCAATGGTGTCAATGCCAAGCTGGGAGACCGCGCCACCCTGGGGGATCAGATTACCGTGGATGGCCGGCCCGTGTCCGGCAGGAAGCTGGCCGCCAACAAGCGTCATGCCATTCTGTACAACAAGCCGGAAGGCGAGGTGGTGACGCGCAATGATCCTGAGGGCCGCAAGACGGTCTTCGAGCGCTTGCCCAGGCTTCCTGAAGGGCGCTGGATTGCTGTGGGGCGCCTGGATGTGAACAGTGCGGGCCTGTTGTTGTTTACCAATGATGGTGAACTGGCGAATCGCCTCATGCATCCCCGTCAGCTCATCGAACGCGAATATGCGGTGCGCGTACATGGCAGGGTCACTGAAGACATGCTCAAGCAGTTGGTCAACGGCGTGACCCTGGATGATGGACCCGCCCGCTTCGAGGAAGTGGTTTTCTCGGGAGGAGAAGGGAGCAACCAGTGGTATCACGTGGTGCTCATGGAAGGACGCAAGCGCGAAGTGCGCCGCATGTGGGAAGCCGTGGGCGTGGTGGTCAACCGTCTCAAACGGGTGCGTTATGGCCCCATTATTCTGGATAGCCGGGTCAAATTCGGCATGTGGCGGGAACTGGAGAAGGAAGAGAAAAAGGACCTGTTGCGTATTGCCGGCATCAGGGACAAGCGTCCCTGGGGAAGCCTCAAGCTCCCCGGTTCCCGGGCAGAGAAGAAGAACCGCCCCTCTCCCTGGGCAAAGAGACGCTGACGGCCAGTGGACAAGGCGCTCCTTGAGAACACCCTGACACGGGGCATATCCCTAGGGGGGCGACTGCTGGTGGATTACCTGGCCTGGACTCAGAAGGCCCCCATGATCTTCCTCTGGGGATTCGCCGTTGTGGTGTTGCTGCTCATGCTTTTTACCGCGCATCAGGATACTGCGGCGGATATTGTCGATTCATTTCTGGATATTCTGTTGAACCTGCCCTGGGTGGGTGATGATATCCATGCCTGGCTGGAAGCCTCCTCCGGGGAGTATGACCAGGCAGATCTCCGCAGGTTTATTTTTCTGGTGTGGGGCATACTGTCCCTGGTATTGATGTTGTTCGGGTATCTGCGTACCGCTTTGTTCGGGCCTGCCCGGGAGGCGGATTTTCCGCGCCTGCACCAGCGTCTGTGGCTGGCGCTGATGCTGCTGGGACTGGGCTTTGTCGGGGTCTATTGGTCAGCCAGTGATCAGTTTTCCGGGTCGGGTTGGGGATGGTTGGGCATGCTGGCTGTTTTTCTCCTGGTATTGTATCTGGTCAGTCTGTATGGACTTGCAGTGAACCACCTGTCACGTAAACTGCTGGACAAGGGGGGATTTTATCCGACGCCCCGATCCTGACGATGAGAAAACAAGATCCGGACAACCACCGGACGCCAAGAGAACTGACACCTGGAGGATCCAATATGCGTACCCTGGCTATCCTGCTGCAACTGCTGTTTTCAACCCCCATGCTCATGGCTGCCCAGGAGGGCGGCCTGCCGGCGGGCATGGTCAATCCCGGTTATCACGCTCAGCCATCCTGGTTCAAGGAATCCTTTCTCGAACTGGGCGAAGATATCGCCGAGGCCAAGTCCGCGAACAAACGCGTGCTGCTGTATTTTTACCAGGACGGCTGCCCCTATTGCGCAAAGCTGCTGGAAGACAACTTTGGCAACAAGGTGATCGCTGACAAAACCCGCAGGCATTTCGATGTTATTGCATTGAATATCTGGGGGGATCGGGAAGTCACCCTGCCATCAGGCGAGACGATGACGGAAAAGCGTTTTGCCGAATCCCTGAAGGTGCAATACACCCCCACCCTGTTGTTCCTGGATGAACAGGGAAAGGGCGTGGCGCGCCTCAACGGCTATTACGCGCCGCACAAGTTCGAGGTGGTGCTGGACTATGTGGCTGGCAGGCATGAACAGGAGATGAAACTGGCCCGCTACTATGCCGACAGGAATCCCATAGCGGCATCGGGCAAACTGAATGTGGAATCTTTTGCGCTGCCTCATCCTCTGCAACTGGCGGAAAACCGCCGGAATTCCTGGCGCCCCCTGCTGGTGATCTTCGAGCAGAAATCCTGCCAGCCCTGTGACGAGATGCACGAGGATGCGTTCAGCCGGGAACCCCTGCTCCTGGCACTGTCCAATTTTGATGTGGCTCAGGTGGATATGCGTTCCGCCAGCAAGCTCCAGACTCCTGATGGCCGGGAACTGCCCGCCCGGAAATGGGCGGAAGAACTGAACATACAGTACGCTCCGAGCCTGGTGTTCTTCGATTCCAGGGCCAGGGAAATCTTTCGCTCGGAAGCTTATCTGAAAAATTTCCATTTGCATGCCGTGCTGGATTATGTGGCCACTGGAGCCTGGCGCCACCAGCCCAATTTTCAGCGTTTTGTTCAGCATCGTGCGGATGTCCTGCGGGCCAGGGGGCTGGCGGTGGATCTGATGAAATAGCCGGCCAGGGCCGGGTAGGGGGCTCACCCGGGAAGCCGCCGGGGAAACCAAAACTCGTTATAATTGACCAAGGCCATGCAGCAGCCAGGAATCTGTTGTCTACCATCCCGGGATGTTTGACGATATTGGTTTCATGAGTTCAAAGAGGATCAGGTGAATTGAAAACGGATGTTACCAAGGATGTGCTTGCCGGGGTGTTGTCAGGCCTGCTGGTGTGGTTTGTTCCTCTATGGGCGGCCCCGTCTTCACCAGATACGACGGCGCAGGAGAGTGCCCAACCTGAAAAGTCTGAAACCGGAACCGGTAAACAACCGGCTTCCGGAGTGAAACTGGATATCAGGATATCCGGTATCGAGGGTGAGTTGCTGGACAATGCCAGAGCTTATCTGGGCCTGGAGCAAAAAAAGAATGATCCGTTGCTCTCTTCCTTATGGATAAGACATCTATACAAAAAGGCCGTTGATCAGATACGTGAATCCCTGCGACCTTTTGGCTATTACAATGCACAGGTGAAAGCCTCCCTCGAACAACAGGGAGATCATCTTTGGCAGGCGCGTTTCCATGTGGATCCGGGGCCGCGAACAAAGGTGGTCGAACTGGATCTCAAATTGCTCGGCGAAGGCGCAGGGGAAAAGGAACTGCAAAAGGCCCTGCAGGGTTTTTCCCTGAAAAAGGGCGACTACCTGGATGATGCCGTTTATGAAAAGGGCAAGGCAGGATTGATCACCCTGGCGGAAGAAATCGGTTATCCGGATGCGCAGGCTTCCAAGGCGCAGATCGTTGTCGATCCGCGCAGCAATACCGCCCGGGTTGTGCTGCACCTCGATACGGGAAAGAAATATTATATCGACAGCATCCGCCTGCATCAGGATGTCCTGAATGAGGACTTCGTGCGCCGTTACCTGGTGGATGTGCAACCGGGAGATGTGTATTCCCAGGAAAATCTTCTGGAGATTCAGCGCGCACTGATTGAAGCGGGAT
This sequence is a window from Thiolapillus brandeum. Protein-coding genes within it:
- a CDS encoding ABC transporter permease; translated protein: MNTLTDDIPGKKESESLWGKAWYKFRRDRIGMVSLGVVIFFMIIALGVWAGLWGQNWSGIEGPMWAPPSAEHWAGTNIIGQDIFERAIYSTKTAFEVGMVVAILSTILGGLLGALAGYFTNTWVDELILWLMGVLDSIPFYLFVAAIAYSLQGYAYSMHVAMIATFWTTTARLVRGEVIKLKNFEFVEAARAIGLPQRLIIFRHITPNTFHILLVQATIVFVGAIKSEVILSFLGLGVVDGVSWGLMIAESTQEVQAGHYSNFITASVFLFILVMAFNMFSDSLQDALDPKKVSA
- a CDS encoding ABC transporter permease — encoded protein: MEMLQYALRKFITGIPLIIGVTLISFLLMVYFGPDKTYELVGKNPTPEQIQEVRHQLGYDQPFVTRYLEYLKELVTFDFGYSDSTGERVNSILARTVPISLALIIPGFVLGNLLGIALALIAAYHRGRWWDKFIMGGSVVGMSVSFLIVIIAFQVIFSSNDGLGWFPVRGWNVYDFWDYLRYVTVPTLATVFVALGYNTRFYRAVIVEEMGRDHVRTAKAFGTPPGELLFKHILKNAMIPIITRIMFSIPLVVISGSLLLESYFGIPGVGLVTYDAITTGDQPILKAVVGITAVLFVVVLILNDIFYKLVDPRVSLK
- a CDS encoding ABC transporter substrate-binding protein; the encoded protein is MSKQICALLTLSFFLILGGCTDGPDTTGMKIYRHSLNGSPSSLDPAQSATLYANHVVVNVYDTLYAYKYLARPYQIKPNLAVALPEVSDDGLTYTIRIKQGVEFIDDPAFPDGKGREVTAADFVYSLKRHFDPKTRSQGSWFWAGRIKGMDAWKKAGSDYDKDVEGLKALDRYTIQIILNKPFPQLIHTLTQGYAAIVPREAVEYYGREFSVHPVGSGPFKLQRFDSVGVVLVRNPNYRKEPIDLAFEGYDEAIHGKYGIKEIDGKIPPLVDRLEIHFIKQSLSRWNSFTKGDEIQYAGIPKELLDDVLAQKQPEIILKPEYAKKYFMTSGYENGFVHTDFNMRDPEIGYNDDPQREKMNHALRCAIRYAYNWDDRNKKFYNEMGFIFPGIIPPVVPEYDPDASRETLRHDPEKARQLLQQAGWTADKLPTLTYGGVASVDSRQMFEQFRGWLMKIGYPREKVVFDSYASFGDFNRAVKKAKIKIVGMGWGLDYPDAENTLQLFYGPNGSPGSNNANFDDPEYNRLYEKTSVMQQSPERTRLYRRMNQIVLDSCVTISGLSRQQIFLWHKDVVSFPDQSIVGGFHLKFVDVKEAQK
- a CDS encoding PHP domain-containing protein, whose product is MSLKYDLHSHSTISDGTLTPGELVALAARSGVDVLGLTDHDNVSGIAEARVVAGQKGIALVPGTEISVSWNGYTVHILGLNVDPEAPELLAGLHQLCRYRTWRAEEIGRRLEKKGISGAYAGACELATGALVGRLHFARFLVQQGHAPDTRAVFRKYLVKGKPGYVNGEWASLEDALSWIERAGGLAVIAHPARYSMTRGKLRQLIGEFKALGGRGLEVVSGSHSRDEYFTMAKHARDFGLLASAGSDYHGPENPWINLGQLPALPPGCEPVWNHF
- a CDS encoding L-threonylcarbamoyladenylate synthase; this translates as MAQFFQIHPENPQTRLVRQAVDILRDGGVIIYPTDSSYAIGCHIGDKHALDRIRRIRRLDDKHNFTLMCRDLSEISHYTKLDNQQYRLIKGLTPGPYTFILKATKQVPKRLMHPKRKTIGIRIPDNRIALALLEELNEPILSSTLILPGDDMPLMDPYEMKDLLEHQVDLIIDGGYCGYDPTTVIVMEDDEPWVAREGKGDTSLFD
- a CDS encoding site-2 protease family protein; amino-acid sequence: MPHELNLIQQLVVFVLPLIFAITVHEAAHGWVADKLGDHTARAMGRVTINPIPHIDPVGTIIVPLALYAMTTLAGGGGLIFGWAKPVPINPRNFGNYRRDMALTAAAGPVSNFIMLLIWAVLLRMSAGMESSASWFAEPLAYMAVGGILINAILMVLNLLPILPLDGGRVLASLLPPRLSFSYARLEPWGLFILIGLMVTGILWPIMRPMLQLVQGLAYSVAGLM
- a CDS encoding tryptophan--tRNA ligase; translated protein: MENVATQHARVLSGMRPTGRLHLGHYHGVIKNWVELQHEYQCFFFVADWHALTTHYEDPSIIPDSVWDMVIDWLAAGVNPGEATLFIQSRVPEHAELHLLLSMTTPLGWLERVPSYKDQQEKLKEKDLATYGFLGYPLLQAADILIYRAGLVPVGEDQVAHVELTREIARRFNHLYGREADFEAKAEEAMKKMGKKNARLYAGYRKAWQEQGDDEALAAARALLESQQNINLSDRDRLFGYLEGGGKVILPEPQALLTKASKMPGLDGQKMSKSYGNTIPLDAKPEQVEQQLRTMPTDPARVRRTDPGDPGKCPVWEFHKVYSDDTVRNWVKEGCTSAGIGCIECKQPVIDAVLAELKPMQERAADYESDPDLVRNIINEGCEKARDEARDTMEEVRHVMSLEYR
- a CDS encoding segregation and condensation protein A, producing the protein MNPVDSAALQGPDPGPVPQQEEMPFAVVEGQPQYQLPKDLYIPPDALEVFLDAFEGPLDLLLYLIKRQNLDILNIPLAKITQQYMEYINLMKELRLELAAEYLVMAAMLAEIKSRMLLPRPESEDEDGEDPRAELIRRLQEYERFKQAADDLHNLDQLGRDVWPVQVEVPDKHIHQEPPKLELKELLLALRDVLQRADMFSNHHITREPLSLRERMSRVLEAVRPDRFTDFHELFDITEGRDGVVVTFMAILELLKQTLIEMVQSETFGPIHVKASGATQT
- the scpB gene encoding SMC-Scp complex subunit ScpB, encoding MNPSDNLKQIVEAALLASGKAMTLDKLQDLFDEMERPDKKALREVLQELSEDYRERGIEVREVASGWRIQVTKACAPWVSRLWEEKPARYSRALMETLALIAYRQPITRGEIEDIRGVSVSSNIMRTLVEREWVRVVGHRDVPGRPSLYGTTREFLDYFGLKSLDDLPTLAEIRDLDVINEELNLTEPGGETPDEADKTSEDQGEEGRTPGDTDAETDSEPEQETRETPETSSEVRESDEKEA